From Nicotiana tabacum cultivar K326 chromosome 20, ASM71507v2, whole genome shotgun sequence, one genomic window encodes:
- the LOC142174299 gene encoding uncharacterized protein LOC142174299: protein MVICPHHGIPDLMLGQRFYIGLSDSVKNIIDASADGAFLSKTWREGQGPLDKMAQNLGWITRNAPITPVVIGSNAKISERVDAYDSAIKNIEMQMGQISMSPNNRPHGTLPADTQVNPKDQVPKQLMAVSLRNGRDLDVEQERAREAREAETLISMPIELDESTKLIEVTVQPAQEESSIQMETEKEAEITQKPVVDVTADKDRSQMIGKKRPPAPFPQRLAKYQKEEQYKKFLEMLKQIQVNIPLIDALKEMPEYAKMMKDLMYRKFDFQDLATVTLTQTCSAVVTRLIAEKLSDPGSFTIPCTIGDFAFAKALCDLGASINLMPLAIYKRLETDDELLTIEDPLTACLMNLDEVKGEELAGWVMALEGRGLWDRNLEFEPLHLGNRETPPAKPSIEEPPKLELKPLPAHLRRMPFGLCNAPATFQRCMMDIFTDMVEDIMKVFMDDFSVVGNSFDECLVNLTRVLKRVAFEELKKRLVTTPIIVAPAWEQPFELMCDASDYAVGDVLGQHKDKVMHPIYYTSRTLSGAQLNYTVTEKEMLAVVFTFDKFRSYLIGSKVIVYTDHAAIRYLVDKKESKPYLICWVLPLQEFDLEICDCKGTENQVADHLSRLEGAENATESEDILETFIDEQLLATSVENMPWYADIANYLACGIEPYELSYACHASPYGGHFGGVRTTAKVLEDGFYWPTIFKDAHQWVKGCNECQRTGNISRRHEMPMNPIQQVEVFYVWGIDFMGPFVSSYGNKYILVAVDYVSKWVEVAAFPTNDSRVVGGVLEEEYIHPIRDSESHH, encoded by the exons ATGGTCATATGTCCGCACCATGGCATTCCAGATTTGATGTTGGGACAACGGTTCTACATAGGATTGTCAGATAGCGTGAAAAACATTATTGATGCTTCAGCTGATGGAGCATTTTTGAGTAAAACATGGAGAGAAGGTCAAGGTCCGCTTGACAAAATGGCGCAGAATTTGGGATGGATAACCAGAAATGCACCTATAACTCCAGTG GTTATTGGGTCTAATGCAAAGATTAGTGAGAGAGTAGATGCATATGATTCAGCGATCAAGAATATTGAAATGCAGATGGGCCAAATTTCGATGTCTCCAAACAATCGCCCTCATGGAACACTACCTGCAGATACCCAggtaaatccaaaagatcaagtcCCGAAGCAGCTGATGGCGGTGAGCCTACGTAATGGCAGAGATTTGGATGTCGAGCAGGAAAGGGCTCGAGAAGCCAGGGAGGCTGAGACACTCATATCAATGCCCATTGAGTTGGATGAATCAACGAAACTAATAGAGGTGACAGTCCAGCCTGCCCAGGAAGAAAGTAGCATTCAAATGGAGACCGAGAAAGAAGCTGAGATAACACAGAAACCAGTGGTTGATGTGACCGCTGATAAAGATCGATCCCAAatgattgggaagaagagacctcctgCACCCTTCCCTCAGAGGCTAGCTAAGTACCAAAAGGAGGAGCAATACAAGAAGTTCTTGGAGATGCtaaaacaaatccaggtaaatattcccTTAATTGATGCTTTGAAAGAGATGCCTgagtatgcaaaaatgatgaaggacttaatGTACCGAAAATTTGATTTCCAAGATTTGGCCACAGTTACTCTTACTCAAACCTGTAGTGCAGTGGTGACTAGACTAATTGCGGAAAAGCTGTCTGACCCAGGGAGCTTTACAATCCCATGCACTATTGGTGATTTTGCCTTTGCTAAAGCACTGTGTGATCTAGGGGCCAGCATTAATCTTATGCCCCTAGCAATTTATAAGAGGCTGg AGACCGATGATGAACTGCTGACTATTGAAGACCCCCTCACTGCGTGTCTAATGAATTTAGATGAGGTAAAGGGAGAAGAACTGGCTGGATGGGTGATGGCATTAGAGGGTAGAGGGTTATGGGATAGAAATCTTGAATTTGAGCCCTTACACTTGGGAAacagagaaactcctccagccaaACCATCAatcgaagaaccaccaaagctggagttaAAACCATTGCCagcccatctcag GAGAATGCCATTTGgcctttgtaatgcacctgcaacattccaacggtgcatgatggACATTTTTACAGATATGGTGGAGGACATTATgaaggtcttcatggatgacttctcagtggtgggaaaTTCGTTCGATGAATGCCTAGTAAATTTAACCCGTGTACTGAAGAG ggtgGCTTTTGAGGAACTAAAGAAGCGGCTAGTCACAACACCGATTATAGTTGCTCCCGCCTGGGAGCAACcgtttgaactcatgtgtgatgctagtgactacGCTGTGGGAGACGTGTTGGGACAACACAAGGATAAGGTAATGCACCCTATTTACTACACAAGTAGGACGCTGAGTGGTGCTCAGCTGAATTACACGGTAACTGAAAAAGAAATGTTGGCTGTTGTGTTCACCTTTGATAAGTTCAGGTCTTACTTGATCGGGTCGAAGGTGATCGTGTACACAGATCATGCAGCCATTCGGTATTTAGTTGATAAAAAAGAGTCCAAGCCGTACCTAATTTGTTGGGTGCTGCCTCTGCAAGAGTTTGACTTGGAGATTTGTGACTGTAAGGGCACGGAGAACCAAGTCGCTGATCATTTGTCACGCCTTGAAGGTGCTGAAAATGCAACTGAGTCTGaggatattctggaaacctttATAGACGAGCAGCTGCTAGCCACAAGTGTGGAAAATATGccatggtatgctgatattgcaAACTATTTGGCCTGCGGCATTGAACCATATGAACTCTCCTAT gCTTGTCACGCGTCACcatatggaggacattttggaggagtTCGAACAACAGCAAAGGTGTTAGAGGACGGGTTCTACTGGCCAACAATCTTTAAGGATGCTCACCAATGGGTAAAGGGATGCAACGAATGCCAAAGAACGGGCAACATATCTCGTAGACACGAGATGCCAATGAATCCAATTCAGCAAGTTGAGGTGTTCTATGTCTGgggaattgatttcatgggtcccttcgtcagTTCTTacggcaataagtacatacttgttgcgGTAGATTATGTatccaaatgggtggaagttgCAGCATTCCCCACCAATGATTCGAGAGTGGTGGGTGGGGTTCTTGAAGAGGAATATATTCACCCGATTCGGGATTCCGAGAGCCATCATTAG